TGTCGGCTTGAGGAGGATTTAGGCTGGCGGTCCTACGACTGGGGCACCAGCTTCAGCGAAATCGAGTTGATGCAGTAGCGCTGGTCGGTCGGGGTCGCGTAGCCCTCGCCTTCGAAGACGTGCCCGAGGTGGCTGTGGCAGGAGCCGCAGAGCACCTCGATCCGCTTCATGCCCATGGTCCGGTCTTCGCGCAGCAGCACGGCGTCGGAGTCCGCCGGGTCGAAGAAGGACGGCCAGCCGCAGTGGCTCTCGAACTTCGTGTCGCTGCGGAACAGCTCGGCACCGCAGGCGCGGCACTCGTAGCTGCCGGTCGTCTGCGTGTCGGTGTATTCGCCGGTGAACGGCCGTTCGGTGCCGGCCTGGCGGAGTACGGCGTACTCCTCCGGGCTCAGCTCTTCCCGCCATTCCTGCTCGGACTTCACGACGCGTGGGGTGGCGCCGACAACGGGTTTCATACCTTTCACCCGGTCCACGTTACGCCGCGAGCCACGCCAGGGCGTGCACGACGATGTCCCATGCG
The window above is part of the Amycolatopsis camponoti genome. Proteins encoded here:
- the msrB gene encoding peptide-methionine (R)-S-oxide reductase MsrB, whose translation is MKPVVGATPRVVKSEQEWREELSPEEYAVLRQAGTERPFTGEYTDTQTTGSYECRACGAELFRSDTKFESHCGWPSFFDPADSDAVLLREDRTMGMKRIEVLCGSCHSHLGHVFEGEGYATPTDQRYCINSISLKLVPQS